A single Lacerta agilis isolate rLacAgi1 chromosome 10, rLacAgi1.pri, whole genome shotgun sequence DNA region contains:
- the LOC117054430 gene encoding carboxypeptidase A2-like yields the protein MRLFLLLAALVGASQGLQTFAGDQVLRLEPSNDEQVRLLKELQALEPLQLDFWHFPSYPGRPADVQVPFACLQDVKAFLESHQIKYSVMIEDVQAIVDEEAREMKLNERRERGSNSFNYAAYHPLESIYSAMDDIVTEFPQLVSKHQIGESYEKRLLFVLKFSTGGKSRPAIWVDAGIHAREWVTQATALWTAKKIASDYGNDPSVTSLLNTMDVFLMPVANPDGYVFSQTKNRMWRKTRSKIPGSLCFGADPNRNWDAGFGGPGASNNPCSDSYHGPSANSEVEVRSVVDFVRSHGNLKAFISIHSYSQLLMFPYGYNCTAAVKDYEELDALGKKAADALASLYGTLYKVGPICNIIYQASGGSIDWTYDQGIKYSFGLELRDTGRYGFLLPASQIIPTAQETWLALKTIMEHVRDHPY from the exons ATGAGGCTGTTTCTGCTTCTTGCAGCCCTTGTTGGGGCTTCCCAGGGACTGCAAACATTTGCTGG TGATCAAGTTCTCCGGCTGGAGCCAAGCAACGATGAACAGGTCCGCCTCCTGAAGGAGCTTCAAGCTCTGGAACCTCtccag CTGGATTTCTGGCATTTCCCTTCATATCCTGGTCGCCCGGCAGATGTCCAAGTCCCCTTCGCCTGCCTGCAAGATGTCAAAGCCTTCCTGGAGTCCCATCAAATCAAGTACTCCGTCATGATTGAGGATGTCCAG GCTATTGTGGATGAAGAAGCCCGAGAGATGAAGCTCAACGAGCGGAGGGAGCGCGGCAGCAACAGTTTCAACTATGCCGCATATCACCCCTTAGAATCC ATTTACAGCGCTATGGATGATATTGTGACTGAATTCCCCCAGCTTGTGAGCAAACATCAGATTGGGGAGTCTTATGAAAAACGACTCCTCTTCGTCCTCAAG TTCAGCACCGGAGGAAAGAGCCGCCCTGCGATCTGGGTCGATGCCGGCATCCACGCTCGAGAATGGGTCACCCAAGCCACTGCCCTTTGGACTGCGAAGAAG ATTGCCAGTGACTATGGGAACGATCCGTCAGTAACTTCCCTGTTAAACACAATGGATGTTTTTCTGATGCCTGTTGCAAATCCGGATGGATATGTCTTCTCTCAAACCAAA AATCGTATGTGGAGGAAGACTCGCTCCAAGATTCCTGGCAGCTTGTGTTTTGGGGCTGATCCAAACAGGAACTGGGACGCCGGCTTTGGAG GACCCGGAGCCAGCAACAACCCCTGCTCCGATTCCTACCATGGCCCCAGCGCCAACTCCGAGGTGGAAGTGAGGTCCGTCGTGGATTTCGTGAGGAGCCACGGAAACCTCAAGGCTTTCATCAGCATCCACAGCTACTCCCAACTTCTGATGTTCCCCTACGGCTACAATTGCACCGCCGCCGTCAAGGATTACGAAGAACTG GATGCGCTAGGAAAAAAGGCTGCAGACGCTCTTGCTTCTCTCTACGGCACCCTATATAAAGTTGGCCCCATTTGCAACATTATCT ATCAAGCCAGTGGAGGCAGTATCGACTGGACTTACGACCAGGGCATCAAATACTCCTTTGGTCTCGAACTCAGAGACACCGGCCGGTACGGATTCCTCTTGCCCGCCAGCCAGATTATTCCGACAGCGCAAGAGACCTGGCTGGCTCTGAAGACCATCATGGAGCATGTAAGGGACCATCCATACTGA